One genomic segment of Vibrio nitrifigilis includes these proteins:
- a CDS encoding exonuclease SbcCD subunit D — protein sequence MKFLHTSDWHLGRQFHNVSLLDDQALILQQLVDYVRHHPVDAVIVAGDIYDRSVPPTQAIQLLNQVVSDLCQSLNTPVIMIPGNHDGAARLGFAAEQMRASGLYIISDFSQMLEPVVLSSEQAGEVAFYGMPYNDPELVRHHFNVTVSTHDEAHQVLCEKIVEQFDKSQCHVLISHCFVDGAIESESERPLSIGGSDRVSHEHFLPFDYVALGHLHKPQYKGEAFIRYSGSLMKYSFSEQHQKKSMTLVELDKTGFVCTTQIELHAAHEMRIIEGNLADILDQAADDPRPEDYLLIRLTDKHAILDPMEKLRQVYPNVLHIEKPGMLIGIDQEMSTQRLKRNEIDMFKDFFQEAKQEPLTREQEQAIATVIADLKKGEE from the coding sequence ATGAAGTTTCTCCATACCTCAGATTGGCATTTAGGCCGTCAGTTTCACAATGTATCTCTACTTGATGATCAAGCTTTAATATTACAACAACTTGTTGATTACGTCCGACACCATCCTGTCGATGCCGTTATTGTCGCTGGCGATATTTATGATCGCTCGGTTCCTCCTACTCAAGCTATTCAATTACTTAATCAGGTTGTTTCTGATTTATGTCAGTCGCTTAATACGCCCGTTATCATGATTCCCGGTAATCACGATGGAGCGGCACGTCTTGGTTTCGCAGCTGAACAGATGAGAGCGTCTGGACTTTATATTATTTCCGATTTTTCCCAAATGCTTGAACCGGTTGTGTTGAGTAGTGAGCAGGCGGGAGAGGTAGCATTCTATGGGATGCCATATAACGATCCTGAGTTGGTACGGCATCACTTTAATGTCACGGTTTCAACACATGATGAAGCTCACCAAGTATTATGCGAAAAAATCGTTGAGCAGTTTGATAAGTCACAGTGTCACGTATTGATAAGCCACTGCTTTGTGGATGGGGCTATCGAATCAGAATCGGAACGTCCACTTTCTATTGGTGGCTCAGATAGAGTGAGTCATGAGCATTTCCTACCGTTCGATTACGTTGCTTTGGGGCATTTACATAAGCCTCAATATAAAGGGGAAGCTTTCATTCGCTACTCAGGCTCATTGATGAAATACAGTTTTTCTGAGCAACATCAGAAGAAAAGTATGACATTAGTGGAATTAGACAAAACAGGCTTTGTTTGTACAACACAGATAGAATTACATGCTGCCCACGAAATGCGGATTATTGAAGGAAATCTGGCGGATATTCTCGACCAAGCTGCAGACGACCCTCGCCCAGAAGATTATTTACTTATTCGCTTAACCGATAAGCACGCCATTTTAGATCCAATGGAAAAATTGCGTCAGGTCTATCCAAATGTTTTACACATTGAAAAACCAGGCATGTTGATTGGCATTGACCAAGAGATGAGCACCCAACGTTTAAAGCGAAATGAAATAGATATGTTTAAAGACTTTTTTCAAGAGGCCAAGCAAGAACCATTAACCCGCGAACAAGAACAAGCTATAGCGACGGTCATTGCAGATCTGAAAAAAGGGGAAGAGTAA
- the cra gene encoding catabolite repressor/activator, with product MTLEEIAKLAGVSKTTASYVINGKAHKYRISDKTQKKVMEVVDAHNYRPDHAASALRAGNSRSFGLIIPDLENISYARLAKLLEQNSRQAGYQILIACSDDSVETEKTVANTLVGRRIDALFVASTIPNASEFYLKLQTSGTPVIAIDRPLDDEFFACVISEDFNAAHELTESVLFDEVKSVGLVGALPKLSVSQERQMGFESAVKERGLTPLLGYGEHFNRADGRRVFQTWVDKGCVPDAVVATSYTLVEGILDVLIENPDIMQRIRLATFGDNRLLNFLPIKINSLPQQFELIADSALELALNASAKRYQSGIELIPRKLKVRIDR from the coding sequence ATGACGTTAGAAGAAATCGCCAAATTAGCCGGAGTATCCAAAACAACTGCCAGTTATGTCATCAACGGCAAAGCCCACAAGTATCGCATCAGTGACAAAACCCAAAAGAAAGTGATGGAAGTGGTGGATGCGCATAACTATCGTCCTGATCATGCCGCGTCTGCATTACGGGCAGGGAATAGCCGTTCGTTTGGTTTAATCATTCCAGATCTAGAAAACATCAGTTACGCACGTTTAGCCAAATTGTTGGAACAAAATTCTCGCCAAGCTGGGTATCAAATTTTGATTGCTTGTTCTGACGATAGCGTCGAGACAGAAAAAACAGTGGCGAATACGTTGGTCGGACGCAGAATTGATGCGCTATTTGTCGCGAGTACGATTCCTAATGCGAGCGAGTTCTATCTAAAACTTCAAACGTCAGGTACGCCGGTTATTGCAATTGACCGTCCGTTAGATGATGAATTCTTTGCCTGTGTCATTAGTGAGGATTTTAACGCTGCTCATGAACTGACTGAATCGGTATTATTTGATGAAGTTAAAAGTGTGGGGCTAGTGGGGGCATTACCGAAGCTGAGCGTCTCGCAAGAAAGGCAGATGGGATTTGAATCAGCAGTTAAAGAAAGAGGGCTAACACCACTACTCGGCTACGGAGAACACTTTAACCGTGCTGATGGCCGTCGTGTATTTCAAACATGGGTCGATAAGGGATGTGTTCCTGATGCGGTTGTGGCGACATCCTACACTTTGGTTGAAGGCATCTTAGATGTGTTAATCGAAAATCCGGATATCATGCAACGTATTCGTTTAGCGACCTTTGGTGATAACCGCTTGCTCAATTTCCTACCGATTAAGATTAACTCACTGCCTCAACAGTTCGAGTTGATTGCCGATAGTGCCCTTGAATTAGCGCTAAACGCGTCGGCAAAACGTTACCAAAGTGGCATTGAACTTATTCCGCGTAAGTTAAAAGTGCGTATTGATAGGTGA
- a CDS encoding AAA family ATPase, whose protein sequence is MRPIKLSLQAFGPFAGVEQVEFDKFGAAPLFLINGPTGAGKSSVLDAICYALYGETTGSERTGDQMRCDYADPHLTTEVRFEFSLADKQYAVVRSPDQEVPKKRGEGFTRKTHAATLTQIAQGDETLLANKPTPVRKAIEELIGLEVNQFRQVMVLPQGKFRDLLIANSKDREVIFGQLFQTQIYTQIERALFDKAAGIRKEKDQFDNQIKGALDVASLASEAELQQELSVTKPLVEQSEREYQAQQNKRDEIKQQLSQAELLVGKYNQRESLNKDLQVLNQSTSQIESDKIRLVKARQASQLTTIYQPFHSAQQQLDVVMLKQKQAQVEFELCEKQLKEAELAAKQATQNASVIPDKNKTLYELQSIEKNIRLIGEHEQQRVTADQTVKAAQEFRTVLEGRIAKGEVHVKEKRAELEALKEKVAQIDVKQWQLKTLGQNIELRHKEQALQTKLQALLSKKSEAETQLVQSKAISEASRVAANKLELQWHRNQAALLAATLEDDQPCPVCGSHTHPAPAMADGDVVTKEQVDNARTIQQRDYDHEVMLANSVEKIVVEIEHLQSEIQQLLVQLAEVPQLAELNQNKKALQQELEQLSALDVQQHSLMLDKAEKKLVALREEYQRQLSVIEEAQKNQTRLQTELDSLNQSLTPELDTLEKVLCHKQALEQEIAQLTTQEQQTQQHFVTVQNQLSALRSTVESLNQQINQWQLDVDVNEKKWQSALEQSGFNNLDEYKLSIIDKETQDQIQARVSEHDSQLSKLSGQVEALDKELENQPKPEIEPIKDKLNECQTGVNRTFQVFTQYKSKLDNLTQVAQKLKLLYQHNETLEKEYQVFGTLSDIANGRTGAKVSLHRFVLGVLLDDVLIQASQRLQIMSKGRYLLKRKQERAKGNAGSGLDLMVEDGYTGKWRDVATLSGGESFMAALSLALGVSDVVQSYSGGVRLDTLFIDEGFGSLDPESLDLAVQTLVDLQQGGRTIGIISHVSELKEQLALRLDIQTSRSGSVIKLIA, encoded by the coding sequence ATGCGTCCAATAAAACTATCATTACAAGCTTTTGGCCCATTTGCAGGTGTTGAACAAGTAGAATTTGATAAATTTGGCGCTGCGCCGCTTTTTCTGATTAATGGCCCTACTGGTGCAGGTAAAAGCTCCGTATTAGATGCCATCTGTTATGCCTTATACGGAGAAACAACGGGCAGTGAGCGGACTGGGGATCAAATGCGATGTGATTATGCCGATCCTCATTTGACCACTGAAGTGCGCTTTGAGTTTTCTCTTGCTGATAAACAGTACGCTGTAGTTCGCAGTCCTGATCAAGAAGTGCCGAAAAAACGCGGTGAAGGCTTTACTCGTAAAACTCATGCCGCGACGTTAACCCAAATCGCGCAAGGCGACGAAACCTTGTTGGCCAATAAACCAACTCCGGTACGTAAGGCCATCGAGGAATTGATTGGTTTAGAGGTGAATCAGTTTCGTCAAGTTATGGTGTTACCTCAAGGTAAATTTCGCGACTTACTCATTGCCAATTCAAAAGATCGTGAAGTTATTTTTGGTCAGCTGTTTCAAACGCAAATTTATACACAAATCGAACGGGCACTGTTTGATAAAGCGGCTGGGATTCGAAAAGAAAAAGACCAATTTGATAACCAAATAAAAGGAGCACTTGATGTCGCTTCTTTAGCCAGTGAAGCTGAGTTACAACAAGAACTTAGCGTGACAAAACCACTTGTGGAACAGAGTGAACGTGAATACCAAGCTCAGCAAAACAAGCGTGATGAGATTAAACAGCAACTCTCTCAAGCTGAGTTATTAGTAGGGAAATACAACCAGCGCGAATCATTAAATAAAGATCTGCAGGTTCTCAATCAATCCACGTCACAGATAGAATCAGACAAAATTCGACTTGTTAAAGCGCGGCAAGCATCTCAATTAACGACGATTTATCAGCCTTTTCACTCCGCGCAACAACAGCTAGACGTTGTGATGCTTAAGCAAAAACAGGCACAAGTCGAATTCGAATTATGCGAAAAGCAGCTAAAAGAAGCTGAGTTGGCGGCTAAGCAAGCAACTCAGAACGCATCGGTCATTCCTGATAAAAATAAAACCTTGTACGAACTGCAAAGTATCGAAAAGAACATACGTTTGATTGGCGAACATGAGCAGCAACGAGTAACCGCTGACCAAACTGTGAAGGCAGCTCAAGAATTTCGAACCGTGCTAGAAGGGCGTATTGCCAAAGGTGAAGTTCACGTAAAAGAAAAGCGCGCAGAGTTAGAAGCGTTGAAAGAGAAGGTTGCACAAATCGATGTGAAACAGTGGCAACTTAAGACTCTCGGTCAGAACATCGAATTACGACACAAAGAACAAGCATTACAGACTAAATTACAGGCTTTACTATCTAAAAAAAGTGAGGCAGAAACCCAACTTGTGCAGTCAAAAGCAATCTCAGAAGCGAGTCGCGTAGCGGCAAATAAACTTGAGTTACAATGGCATCGTAATCAAGCGGCGCTTCTGGCAGCAACGTTGGAAGATGATCAACCCTGTCCAGTGTGCGGTAGTCATACACACCCGGCTCCTGCTATGGCTGATGGTGACGTTGTCACTAAAGAGCAAGTGGATAATGCCAGAACTATCCAGCAAAGGGATTATGACCATGAAGTTATGCTGGCTAACTCAGTAGAAAAAATAGTGGTTGAGATAGAGCATTTGCAAAGTGAAATACAGCAGTTGCTCGTGCAGCTAGCTGAAGTGCCACAATTAGCCGAACTCAATCAGAATAAAAAAGCATTGCAACAGGAGCTTGAGCAGTTATCTGCGCTCGACGTTCAACAGCACAGTCTCATGCTTGATAAAGCAGAGAAAAAATTGGTTGCATTACGTGAAGAGTACCAGCGTCAGCTTAGTGTGATCGAAGAGGCTCAGAAAAATCAAACGCGGTTGCAAACAGAGCTAGATTCTCTAAATCAATCATTGACTCCAGAATTAGACACGTTAGAAAAAGTGCTTTGTCATAAACAGGCATTGGAACAAGAGATTGCTCAGTTAACCACGCAAGAACAGCAGACACAGCAACATTTTGTCACAGTACAGAACCAATTATCGGCTCTTCGCTCTACGGTAGAGTCCTTAAATCAGCAAATAAATCAGTGGCAGTTAGACGTTGATGTCAATGAGAAAAAGTGGCAGTCTGCATTAGAACAAAGTGGTTTTAATAATCTGGATGAATATAAGTTATCCATAATAGACAAAGAGACGCAAGACCAGATTCAAGCGAGAGTTTCTGAGCATGACAGTCAATTATCAAAACTGTCTGGACAAGTTGAAGCGCTCGATAAAGAGCTAGAAAATCAACCTAAACCTGAGATTGAACCGATTAAAGATAAACTCAATGAATGTCAAACTGGGGTCAATCGCACATTTCAAGTGTTTACACAATATAAGTCTAAGTTAGATAATCTCACTCAAGTCGCACAAAAGTTAAAATTGCTTTACCAACACAATGAAACACTCGAAAAAGAATATCAGGTGTTTGGTACATTAAGCGATATTGCTAACGGGAGAACTGGAGCAAAAGTCAGTTTACATCGTTTCGTTTTAGGTGTGCTACTCGATGATGTTCTCATACAAGCATCACAAAGATTGCAAATCATGAGTAAAGGCCGCTATTTGCTTAAACGTAAGCAAGAACGAGCTAAAGGTAACGCAGGTTCGGGGCTCGATTTAATGGTCGAAGATGGTTATACCGGAAAATGGCGTGATGTCGCGACATTATCGGGCGGTGAATCATTTATGGCTGCTCTGTCGTTAGCGCTCGGTGTCTCGGATGTGGTTCAATCCTATAGTGGCGGTGTGCGTTTAGATACGTTATTTATTGATGAAGGGTTTGGTAGCCTTGATCCAGAGTCTTTAGATTTAGCAGTTCAGACTCTGGTAGACCTGCAGCAAGGTGGACGCACCATTGGCATTATTTCACATGTAAGTGAACTTAAAGAACAACTGGCATTAAGGTTAGATATACAAACTTCCCGCAGTGGAAGTGTTATAAAACTTATTGCTTAG
- the fruB gene encoding fused PTS fructose transporter subunit IIA/HPr protein, which yields MLQLSTQDIKLGQAQSNKLDAIRAIAADLTTKGLVQEGYVEGMLNREGQNSTFLGNGIAIPHGTTDTRDLVQQTGVAVHHFPQGVDWGDGNTVYVAIGIAAKSDEHLGILKQLTKVLSADGVEESLKDAKDAQQIIAILNGEVQFEADFDPSLVQIKFPATDFVQLSAVAGGLLKNKGAAAADFVADLVTKEPTHLGKGLWLVSSNKSVSRTGLSFVSTSQACQHNGQEVNAVVAIAACNAAHQPLLTNLSNIVFKQEQDSLTSADSAQTVIALLNGEAAPAAAGDEAADDNTRVFTIKNPHGLHARPGACLVAEAKKFEASIKVINLDGDGKQVNAKSLMKVIALGVKQGHKLQFTADGADASQALDAIGAAIAAGLGEN from the coding sequence ATGCTGCAACTATCTACTCAAGACATCAAACTTGGTCAGGCTCAGTCTAACAAGCTAGATGCAATCCGAGCGATCGCTGCCGATCTCACCACAAAAGGCCTAGTACAAGAAGGCTACGTAGAAGGAATGCTAAACCGTGAAGGTCAAAATTCGACTTTCTTGGGTAACGGTATTGCGATTCCACACGGCACAACAGACACTCGTGATTTAGTACAACAAACTGGTGTCGCTGTACACCACTTCCCTCAAGGTGTTGATTGGGGTGATGGTAATACCGTTTATGTTGCAATTGGTATTGCAGCAAAATCAGATGAGCACTTAGGCATTTTGAAGCAATTGACCAAAGTCTTATCCGCTGACGGTGTAGAAGAAAGTTTAAAAGATGCGAAAGACGCACAGCAAATTATTGCCATCTTGAATGGCGAAGTGCAATTTGAGGCTGACTTTGATCCATCATTAGTTCAAATCAAATTTCCTGCAACAGATTTTGTCCAACTTAGCGCGGTGGCGGGCGGCCTACTGAAAAACAAAGGCGCTGCGGCAGCGGATTTTGTTGCCGACCTAGTAACAAAAGAACCCACTCATCTTGGTAAAGGTCTATGGCTGGTAAGCAGTAATAAATCTGTTTCTCGTACTGGTCTTTCTTTTGTTTCTACCTCACAAGCATGCCAGCACAATGGTCAAGAAGTGAACGCGGTAGTGGCGATTGCTGCATGTAACGCAGCGCACCAACCCCTGCTTACTAACCTGTCCAACATCGTGTTCAAACAAGAGCAAGACTCACTCACCAGTGCTGATTCAGCTCAGACAGTCATTGCATTACTGAATGGCGAAGCTGCTCCAGCAGCAGCTGGCGACGAAGCTGCTGATGACAATACTCGCGTATTTACCATTAAAAACCCACATGGTTTACATGCTCGCCCTGGTGCTTGTCTTGTTGCTGAAGCGAAGAAATTCGAAGCTAGTATTAAAGTCATTAACCTTGATGGTGATGGTAAACAAGTTAATGCTAAGAGTTTAATGAAAGTTATCGCTCTGGGTGTTAAACAAGGCCATAAACTGCAATTCACCGCTGATGGCGCAGATGCATCTCAAGCATTAGATGCTATCGGTGCAGCGATTGCCGCTGGTCTAGGCGAAAACTAA